CCGGCGTGAGAATAAACGGCGAGGTGAGCGTCACGGTGTTGGTGACGGGATCCGTTCTCTCCAGATGAGTGTCGACCTGGTTCTGCATTGCTTCCTAGAAAAGACAGCGGGGTCAGGCACACTTTTGTCACGCTTGCTATGGTATTTAGCATCCCCGAAACATTTTTGAGGCAGATTATTTCTCTCTGCAGCACCTCAGGGACACCAGTGCCAAAGCTGTGACAAAACTGCCACCTGAACTTGGCAACTTACACTACGACTGCACAAGACGCATGGCAACAAAACGCCATCACCACCGAGCCCTAGCAGACACGCACTGGCTGATCCAGAAATAAACCAAATCTCATCCACATCCGTATTTCTAGTTCTCTCTGCAAACAGAAACTGATCCCATCAGACACCACAGGATCCCTCTGACTCCAGCGCAGAGACAGCTGTGGGTCAGAGAATCACCAACgcctttctccttccccagcctaCCTGCAGCATTACCAGAGTCTCTGGGTTGTTCTTGTCCAAAGCAATATCAAAAGCCGATTTATCGAACTTGCTGAAAGCGTGGACATCAGCTCCGCATTTGATGAGCAGCTCGACGACGTCTCGGTGGTTGTGCTCTGTCGCCCAGTGCAAAGCGGTCATTTTCAGCATGTCCTTGGCATTCACATCAGCCCCGTTCTGCAAGAAATAAGCATCAATTGCCTGGGCACCATCTTCTCTCAATGTCTTACAAGTGGTGCCTGTGCCAGCACTTAGACAGGGACATCAACACTCAACTCCAAGGGTGATTTAGGCCAGCCTTAAAGCAATATGTAATTTACTACACTTACCCTAATTAGCAGTTCTACGATGTGCGTGTGTCCATCAGCCGCGGCCATGTGCAGTGGCGTCCGGTCCACTTTTGTCCGGGCATCTCTGCTGACGCCAGCGCGAAGCAGCACTTCCGCTGTCGAATAGTGGCCGTACTGGGCAGCGAGGTGAAGCGGCGACGTCCCAAGCTGCGTGCGAATTTAGACGAGTTACTGCTGGCTCACAGCAAGAGGACGGGCACAGGAATCACCGCGTGTACGTCCGGCAGCAATTAAAATGACAAAGCTTctggaagaaattaatttaaacttttttcctccacCCACAAATAGGGGGCTGCACATCCAGTAATTTTCCCAACAAACGTCAACCTTTTCAGGATCTTTACGTCAGCTGGTAACTTGAAGATCAAACAGCTTTTCCTTTCCCCGCTGTGCCGTCCCTTTATCACCGAGCCTCTTCCAGACCACAGCAGAACAGCGCTGCCACTTCCGCTCGTTTCACCGCTGCTCACAAAAGGGCAGCACTACAATATTACCAGGCTCTGCCATCTCTCCAGGCAGTTAATTCCTTCACCTCACAAAGTTGTGAATGAACAGACTGGTAAGTTAGGAAATGAAGACAACTGGTGATGGGAAATGGCTACCGATGGCTTGTTCGTTATGGTCTGGTTCCCTGTTTATCCAACTGTTATTCTTTGGTTTCATTaaagcttttatttcctttccaaccCAGGATGGGCTGGTTTgttttcaagattttcttttttgaaggaaacaaaaaaacctccaaagatTAGTTTCTTGACTGAGAAAGTTTGAACAATTAAATAAAGCATTCTTAAAAGAACTTCCTATTACCGAGAGGTTTCACAGTTCTTCCAATCTGAACAACTCCTCATTTATCTCAGCTGTGGGGAACTCCACTGCTCAAAGCACCAAACCCCGTACACGCCGCCGTCCGGGACAGCACGGTCCTTGCGACTGCGCTCTCTGCACTAGGCCGAGATCAATCTTCAGGCAAACATCAACCCAGCTTTGCCTGAGGAAGGCCTCGGCTCTCAGAGTGCTTAATCTGGAATCTGCTCCGCCACAGAAATCCAGAGATGCATTTTCTGCCAGCCCCACTCTGGTTTTAGTGCTCCAGTTTCCATTCGTCTCCTTTAGGCTCAGCCTAAAGACTCCAGCCTGCGCCCACAACCCGTTTCACGCGGAAAACGGACGTCTCTCCCGCCGACGTACCCAGTCAGTGGTGAAGGGAGCACCGCTGGCCATCAGCTTTCGCACTTCGTCATCTTCGCCTTTGCGCGCTGCTTCGAGCAGCCTCTTCCCTAGGTCCACTAAGGACATCTTCATGCATGGGAACAAGCGTTTGCCAAAAGCTGCTTTAAAagcaagaaatggaaaacagacagacaaaaagCTGTGAGGCAGAGACATTCTGAATGCGCTGCAGAACCACAGCCCTCCTGGACACGCCGTCCTCCCGTACAGACCTAGGCCCAGCACGACCAATAAACAGGCATAAACATCTATCATCTTTTTCAGTCCCGTGCCCTGAAACATCACGAGCAGGCAGCACGCAGGGTCAGACACCACAAGCTACCAGAGCTCCTGCAAAGTCCCGCTTACCTCAGCCGCGCCTTGCATGGACACAGGGACTTGCCCATGTGGATCCGGTTCCAAGAGCAGAACCTAAAAAAGCAACGGCAAAGCTGTCCACATTCCTTGCACAGcatcattttgatttttaaagcactttaagAACATGATTTAACCTCCGAGAGACTCTCTCTGACCCCAGCACTAGCAGCCCAGCATGGGGGAACTATCCCCGTTCTCTACTGGCAGAGAGGACAGAACAAACCCTGGTACCTCCAGCGACTCGTTCGAGGTCAGAGAAGGAGCAGAGCCCAGAAGCTGTGCTCACAACAGCGTCTCTATTTGTCCCAAGCTACGTAAAGCGTAGCATACTGACGGCCCTGGTGAACTACAGCGTTCTTCTCAACCCTCGGGTTACGCTGGTACGCCGGTCCTTCCCAAGGCTGACGTTGGAGCCTGCCCACTAAATTGTCCGCAACGTGCAGCAAGCGGCCACAGACGAAGGCCCGCGCGAACGGGCACCGCGCCACCCGGCCCCGCAGCGATGCCAGCGGCACTGCCGCCCTGCACTGATGCTTTCCCTTCAACTGCAGTTCTGTAAAATAGTTGGGAAactctctttctttctattttgtgTTCTCTCGAGGGAAACAGCCCACCCTGTCCTCAGCGACCGACAGAACCAGCTGCCGGCAGCCCAAGCCCTTCAACGCAAAGCCGAAGAGCAGAGCTCGCCCCTGGGCCCCACCAGGCCGTGCCGCCCACGCCACCGCCCTCCACCCACGCAGCTCCCTTTCCGATCCGAACCCGCAGCTCTGCCCGCGCTCGCCGCTGGGACACGCAGCACCTCGGGCGTGGAATTCCAGCGCCCGGCGCCGTCCCTCAGCGTTTGACGACGCATTCACCGTGCACGCGTCTGAGCACCGCAACCGCTCCGCCCGTGGGGACCCCCAGCTCGGGATgcttttccccccttcctccctcctggcGGGACAGAGAACGCTTCCCCCACGCCCCTTCCCCACGCTCCTGCTCGTCGCCGCGGACGCTGCCGTGTTCTCCGGGCCCGAGGGCGGTCACGCAGCCGAGCACCAGCCCACGCAGCCGCCGGAGCGGAGCTGCCCGCGCCGGGtgcgtgaggaagaggagggagcagCCGGCGAGCAACCAGCGTcggctgctcctccagcaccaccCCGGCCTGCACCGGCCTCTCCCCGCGCCCCTGCCCGGCCCAGCGCCGGGGCACCCGGGGAGGGTcggggccccgcgccccccccagctcctgggaGCTGCTCGCAGCCCGCaaggccgccccgccccgggggcgggcagagagcccccagccgcccccagaccccccggcctcccgggcagggaccccccgctcccctcacacCGACCGCCCCCCCCGCGCTGCTCCCTCACGGGGCTCCCCCCGCCTCAGCCCACCCCTCGCCCGCCCCTCCCggcgctccccctcccccccccgcctgaGCCCGCCCCTCGCTCCCCCCTCCCGAGGGTcaccctcgcccccggccccaCTCACGCGGCGGCTCGGGCCCCCCCCCAGGCACGCGGGCTGTTCCCGGCGCGAGGCaccgccccctccctccccccccccgcgcggctgttcccgccccgcccgccgcggccacACAAAATGGCCGAGCCGGTAGCGAGTCCGGCAGGCGGAAGTGGAAGGATCCTTTACCGGTAACAAAAACGCCGGTGGGCCGAGGAGGAAGGCCGGGTTGGGTTTCCCCTCGCTCTGAGggcatttctctttctttttcccggCGTCCTCCCCGCCCAGGGGCCTGCAGGAGGGCGGCGAGCAACGGGGGAGCCCTAAAAGGGAGTATTTTCTCTGGAGGAAGGAGATCAAGAAGCGCTGCGTGCACCCCTCGCGCGGATGAGGGTGATGCGGCCCTGCAGTTAGTTCCGGCAGAGGCGTTTAGGCGCCAACTATAAAAGGGCGATGGCGCCTGAGTGAGGTGGGGCGGTTGGTTTGTGTGTTTTGTGGGGCTGTAGAGCCATATCtttaagtgtgtgtgtatatatatatatgtgtacatatatatatatatgtgtacacgCACAAGTGTCTGTGAGTGGCGCTGGTGTGTCGCTGTCTCCTCTGGGTGCCTTCCCGCCCAGGGGCGGGCTCCCCTCAGGGTGCCTGAGCCTCCTCTCCGCCCTGCGTTGCCCCCTCGGGCACCCCCAGAGCGCCCGTTCTGAGGTAAGCGTGAGGCCCGGGGGTGTTCTCGGGGGTTCCTTGGGGACGCTGTCCTGGGGGGCGTGGAGGAGCTGAAGTTTAAGTAATATCCTTAATGTTCTTAAATTAAAGTAATCCCTTAAGCTTAGTGTTTTCCACGCTTAAACCCTCCAGAGCGTTTGCAAAGGCACACGGGTACGGTGTTCTCGTGGCAGTTCTCAGCTTCCCATAAAAAGATTTAAAGTGACTTAATGGCAAATTGCGGAAAGAACGTGATGCTGGtttacatggattttttttttataagtgtCCACAGGAATGCATATGTTTTTGAATTGCTTTATTTAAAGTTTCATAATAAATACTTCTGTGGGTTTCCGCATCTGGAACACAGAAATTGAACAGCTCTGCACAGGAGAGTTTACATTTTTCACCTCTGGTTTTACATGAGTGGTTCCAGGTCAGCAGGCTGGGTCGTTTCTGGAGGTTTTGGGAGAGCTGCCCTCCATCTTCATAACAGAGTGCAGATTTTTCCAATATTTGCCTATTTTTGGGTGCCTTTTTCAGCCTTCCCCTGGCCGTGTACCCCCCCAACTCTGAGGACCATTTTGGGGTGCTCCACACTTTACCCCAGTCATATCCCAGAAAAAGCACATTCAAGAAAACAAACCAGTTGCGTTCACTCTCCCAGAAAGcaatcttggaaaaaaaccctccttGTTTAAAAGCCAAAAATGATTCAGGGTTGAGGGTCTTCCCCCTCCCATTTTGAGATGAAGCTCAGAAATAAACCTCAGCCCGTGGATGGCATAGGTGAAAGCTTCCCCAGGGAAAATGCAAAGCTTCCACTTGGGTGAATGCAGcattttttcattgctgtttttaaACAGTTGATTAATTTGGTGGGGAATGAGAATTTTTTCATTCTGGGGTAAGATCAAACTAAATTCTCCACCTTATCTTTCAGCTCAGCCCCCGTTATCCATCCAGACCCCGCGATGTACCCGGCCTCTGTACACCTGGGATAAAGGACGTGGGAGAGAAAAAACGCAAAGAAATCAAATTTCAGGCAGTGGACATCCGCCCTTGACCCCGCCAAGCAAGGTTGGAGCATTTCCATTTGTATTTGTGTTTTTTGTATTGTCCTGGCCATCGTTCCTCCTGCTTGGGCTCCAGCCACAAGGCTCAGAGAGGTGCTTTCTTCCTTGAAAGAGGTTTGTGCTCGTGTCCCGGGCACatccctgcctcttcctcctcgaTTATCGCAAGGGGAAGGTTAAGGAGCGAAGTGGCTTTTGGAGAACCTGGGCCAGGGGAGCACAGAGGGTCTCTGCGTCCCGGGGAGAGGAGCAGGCACGTTGATTTCTGCGAAACCAAGACGACTGCCACCAGCCCTGCGCTGCTCCACTTGTGCAAATGGGTTTCTTAAAAAAGCACAGGAGAAATGAGCTCCAACACTCGTCCTGGAGCACGGGGACGCACGCGGTCACACAGCCACAGGGTGCAGGGTGGTGGTAGgaaccccccagcccctcctgcgcCCGCTGTCTTGTGGACGTGGGGCAATGGGGTGGCtgtccctgccccctccccacgtGTTGCCccctgtgctgtgaccccctgcttGCACTGGCGTGGTGTTTCCAGCACTGCTgcaagaaggggagaaaagaggGGGAGGTGGAGAGAGGTTGAAGCTTTGTGGGGAGCCCATCACCGTCAGGGCTGGGGGGAACTGTGAGCTATTTAACAATGTCAAAAACTgcctgaaaacacaaaaaaacgaCCTCCAAACTGACAACAAAATCAAATCCTCATATGCCTAGCAgagagggagagggcaggggggATGCGGAGGGGCAGAAAGGAGAGCTTCAAATTAGATCGAAATCTAACGAGCTAATGCTGGCGATAGGAGCTCTCCAGAAATTAAAGCTGTTGAACTGCAGCAGACTGTCCTCTTCATCGGAGATGTCCTGGCTGGCCCGATCCCGCTCGCCGGCGAGCTTGCCCAGCCCTTCTTTGGGTTTGTAGAGGGCCACGTCgctgagccccagcccctccagctcgGCCATGTCCAGCCGCGGGATCGGCATCCTCCAGTAGATGAAGGAGTCATACTGGCTGCTGATGGTGTCCAGCATCTTCGGGCTGTGAAGGCGAAGGGGgcgaggggggagaagaggaggagaaaagctCTACCAAAGGCGCACGACTTGCCCCAAAATGGCCAAAACTCTCAGGCGTTGCCATATTGACCAAATCCCACAGGATAACCCCCCGGTAGAAATCGATGGGGCAGGAGAGCGTGGTGTCGTGGAGGTTTGACCCTAGGCTGGGTCTGAGCACAGAGATGAGCCCCACCACAGATCTTATCCGTGGCCTCGGTCACGGCCCTTCTCTGAGCTGCGATTCGGAGGGGTGTGCAATGGGAGTTATCCTCcagtgcctcggtttccccatcCGCACAAGGGGGGGAGTGTGAGAAGGAAGGCCAGGGTGGGGGctagccccttcccacccccatcTCCTGGCACCTGTCCTGGGCACCTCGATGCCTGTGGGGTGGCATCAGTGGGGAGCGAAGATGGGCTGTGCTCCCCATCCTGCTTTACTGGGAGGGACAGAAACCAGCATCCAAAcgaaccctttttccaccaaacCTGGCGAAAGGGTCTGGCCCTTTCCCCCTGCCTAGTCCCCCGCGGAGTGGGCAGCGAGGGGGTGGTCCCTGCGTATCCCCCCCGCTGCCCACGGAGCCCCCGCCATCCGCTCCCTCCCCGCCATCATGGCATCCCATCGCCCCAGGGGACCGTGACGGAACCCTCTAGAAGGGGCTGGAACAAGCATTGCTCAGCACTGCCATCGCACCCCACCCACCCTGCCAGCGCTGGTGCCATGCCATCCCGCTGTGCTGTGCCATCCTGCCATGCCATCCCAGCACACCATGCCATGCTGCCATGCCATCCCAGCCCGCCGTGCTGTACCATCCCAGCACGCCGTGCCGTGCTGCAGAGCCCCTCCCGTAACCCCACCCGCATCCACAGAGAATTGGGAAAGAGCGGGAGGGGACGTGGTTCAGCTTTTTCTCCAGCACAGCACGGCCTGAGCTGAGTCACTGCCACGCTGACTTGCTTTTCCCTGGCAGAATTATGTCATTCACCTCCGCGCATTTGGCAACGgaggtgaaagggaaaaaaaaaaaaccaactggcTGACCCAAAATATCCTCCTTTTCCCACTGATTCTGCTGGTTTAAGCCCTGGGAATCGGAATCCTGAAGGATGATTCAGACATACCTTGAATCACGCCCTCCCTCGCTCCCGTCTGCGCGATGAGGGGTGACCAGCTGCTAAATTTAAGATTCCCGATGTAACTCAGAGGCTATGAAAGGCTCCTGTGTCACCCCTGCCCCGGGGAAACTGAGCCACGGTGCTCTGAAACAGCCTCGTCCCCAGGGAGGTATCCCTGGGTATCTTTCTGCAGAACAGCAGT
This DNA window, taken from Opisthocomus hoazin isolate bOpiHoa1 chromosome 30, bOpiHoa1.hap1, whole genome shotgun sequence, encodes the following:
- the MLLT11 gene encoding protein AF1q, which encodes MLDTISSQYDSFIYWRMPIPRLDMAELEGLGLSDVALYKPKEGLGKLAGERDRASQDISDEEDSLLQFNSFNFWRAPIASISSLDFDLI